TGCCGCAGGCCGTGGTGGCCAGCGCGCAGTCGGCCCCCATGTCTTTCAAAGCCGCGATGTTGGCCCGGTAGTTGACGCTTCCCGGGGAAAGAACATGGCCCTTCCCATGCCGGGCGATCAGAAAAATCTCCTGATCCCGGATTTTTCCCACGCTCAAATCCGCCGCGCCGAACTTTGTCTCAACCCTCTTTTCGACGGCGTCTTTCAAAATATCCGGATCGTCCAGACCCGACCCGCCGATGATCCCTATTTTCATTTTTTGGAGTCCCTCCTTTTCGCAGATTCAAAGACAAATAGACTGCCAAGTACCACATTACACAAAACCTTTCAAACAAAAAATCCCGCCCTTTACAAGTCCGCCGATTCCTGTTACCATGCGCCCCAACTTAAATCCGGGGGCCGGGCGGAATGGGGCCCGACATCCCCGGCGGCCTTCAACTTCCCCATGGGAACCAACCAGGGAGGACGCGTGTCATGGACATTTTAAAGCTTACCGACCATCATCAGGATTTCAAAAAACGTTTAAAGGCCTTTCTCGAAAAAGAGATCGCGCCCCACGCCGACCAGTGGGAAAAAGACCGGATGGCCCCCCGGGATGCCTGGAGAAAAATGGGCGAAAACGGGTTTTTATGCCCGTGCGTCTCCAAAGAATACGGGGGACTGGGCGGGGACTTCATCTATTCCGTCATTGTGGCGGACGAAATGGCGAAAACCCGCCAGTCCGGTCTGGCGGCCACCCTTCACTCGGACGTGGTGGTCCCCTACATCGAGCTGTTCGGCTCCGAAGACATCAAAAAAAAATACCTGCCGGGCTGCGTGTCCGGGGAGGTCCTCACCGCCGTGGCCATGACCGAGCCCGGCTCGGGCAGCGATCTGGCCTCCATTTCCACCACGGCGGTGGAAGACGGCGGCGAGGTGATCCTAAACGGCTCCAAGACCTTTATCTCCAACGGCATCCAGTCCGACCTGGTGATTGTGGCGGCCCGGAACCCCGAGATCGCCGACCCGTACCACGGCATCTCCCTGTATCTCGTGGAGGACGGGACCCCGGGCTTTAAACGGGGCCGAAAGCTGGACAAAATGGGATTTCACAGCCAGGACACGGCCGAGCTTTTTTTCAGCGGATGCCGGATTCCCAAAGAAAACATCCTGGGGGAAAAAAACCAGGGGTTTTTGATGCTGATGAACAACCTTCAGCAGGAGCGCCTGGCCACCTCCATGTGGGCCGTTCCCATCGCCGAGGAGGTCATCGCGCTCACCGTTGATTTCTGCAAAAAGACCCTGGACTCGGGCCGTCCCCTGATCAAACGCCAGGCCGTTCAGTTCGCCCTGGTGGAAATGGAGACCGAGGTCCGGCTGGGCCGGGTCTTTGTGGACAAGCTCATCGCCGACCACATCGAAGGCAGACAGATCGTGGCCGAAACCTCCATGGCCAAATACTGGACCACGGACATGGCCAAACGGGTGGCCGGCCGGTGCCTGGAACTCTGGGGCCCGGAGGGAACCCTGGAGAGCCGCCCCATCGAGCGGGCGTGGCGGGACGTCCGGGTGATGTCCATATTCGCCGGAACCAATGAAATCATGAAATCCATCGCCGCAAAATTTATGGGATGGTAAAAAAAAAATCAGGAGGACACGGAATGCTTGACACACGAATCACCCAAATGCTCAAAATCAAACATCCCATCATCGGCGGGACCATGATGTGGATCAGCGACGCGGACTTTGTGGCCGCCATCTCCGAGGCCGGGGGGCTGGGTGTGCTGGCCTCGGCCATTTACCAGACCAAAGAGGATTTCGCGGCGGCCATCGACCGGATCCACGAGTTGACCGACAAGCCCTACGCGGTGAACCTGAACCTGTTTCCCTCCATGCGCCCCATCGACAACAACGAATATTTCGGGGTGATGAAGGAAAAAGGCGTCAAAATCGTGGAGACTTCCGGACACTCCGCGCCGGCCGATCTGTGCGGACAGTTCAAGGACGCCGGCATGATCTGGATTCACAAATGCGTGGGCATCCGCTACGCCCTGAAGGTCAAGGGAATGGGCGTGGACATCGTCACCGTGGTGGGATACGAAAACGGCGGGGCCACCGGCAAACTCGACATCGGGACCATGGTGCTCACGCCCGCGGTGAAAGACGCGGTGGGCGATCTGCCGCTGATCGCCGGCGGCGGCATATCCGACGGCCGGGGGCTGGCGGCCCTCATGACCCTGGGCGCCGAGGCGGTCATCATCGGAACCCGGCTTTTGACCACCCGGGAGTGCCCCATCCACGAGAACCTGAAAACCGCCATCTCAAACGCCGGCGAGCTGGACACCATGCTGGTCATGCGCTCTTTGAACGCCACCCACCGGGTCTGGATCAACGACGCGGCGCAAAAATGCGAAAAACTGGAGTCCGAGGGGGCGGGCCTGGACGCCATTTTCAAGATCATCTCGGGCGAAAACGCCAAACGGATGTTTGAGGACGGCGAGGTGGGCGCGGGCATCATCGCCTGCGGCCAGGGCGTGGGGCTTTGCCGGGACGTTCCCACGGTTGCGGAGCTGTTTGACCGTATGGCGAAAGAGGCCCGGGACGTGGTGAAGGGGTTATCAAAACAAGCGTAAGGAGGAGGCATCCGTATGAGCGCTCAATCAACGCCGTTTAAACTGGAAAAACAGGGCCATGTCGCCTGGCTGATCATGAATCGGCCGGAAAAAATAAACGCCATGACCGAGTCTTTTTTCAGGGGCCTGGGGGAAAATTTCAAAGCGCTGGACGAAGACCCCGAGGTCCGGGTCGTGGTCATCAAAGGAGAGGGCAAACATTTCACATCCGGGCTGGATCTTTTTGAGGCGGCCTCCCTGGTGAGCGACGACTCCGCCGCCGGACGGGAGACCCTGAGATTGAAAATCATCCAGGCCCAGGAGAGCTTCAGCGCCCTTGAGCGCTGCCGCAAGCCCGTGATCGGCGCGGCCCACAACCGCTGCGTCGGGGGCGGCGTGGACCTCATGTGCGCCTGCGACATCCGCATGGCCTCCAAAGACGCGATTTTCACCGTCATGGAGACCCGGCTGGCCATGATCGCCGATTTGGGAACCCTCCAGAGGCTTCCCCATATCGTGGGCCACGGCATGGCGCGGGAGCTGGCCTTCACCGGCCGGGACTTCACCGCCGACGAGGCCCTCTCCATGGGCTTCATCACCCATATTTGCCCGGATTCCGACGCGCTGTTCAAAAAAGCCGGGGACCTGGCCGAAGAGATCGCCTCATGCCCGCCCATGGCCGTCCAGGGAACCAAGGAGACCATGATCCACGCCCGGGACAAGGGGGTCTATCCCAGCCTGGAGTACGTGGCGCAGAAAAACGCCTCGGCCATCTTTTGCGAAGACATGACCGAGGCGGTCACGGCCTTTATGGAAAAACGAAAACCGGTTTACAAAGGGAGGTAGACCCGGCATGACACCCAATCAAGGCGCGTTGTCCGGAATCCGGGTCCTGGACCTGTCCCGTCTCCTTCCGGGCCCTTACTGCTCCATGATCCTGGCCGATCACGGCGCCCGGGTCATCGCGGTGGAGGGGCGGCGTTTTTTAGCCGACGGATTTTTTTTCGACACCGTGAACCGAAACAAAGAGCACATGGCCCTGGACCTGAAAAGCCCGGAAGGCCGGGATATCTTTTTCAAGCTGGCGAAAAAATCCGACGTGATCATCGAAGGCTTCCGGCCCGGGGTGACGACGCGTCTGGGCATTGACTTCGACGCCGTGAAAAAAGTCAATCCAAAGGCCATCTACTGCTCCATCACCGGCTTCGGCCAGACCGGGCCCCGAAAAGACCGGCCCGGCCACGACGTCAACTACCTGGGATACGCCGGGATACTGGACCTCATCGGCGAGGCGGACCGGCCCCCCTCCATCCCCGGGGTCCAGATCGCCGACATCGCGGGCGGGGGAATGGCGGCGGTCAACGGCATCCTTCTGGCGCTGTTCGCCCGGGAAAAAACCGGGAAAGGCCAGTTCATCGACATCTCCATGACCGACAGCATGGCCGCCTTTCTGCCGGCGGTCATGTTTTTCAAAAAACTCACGGGAAAAGATCCCAAACGCGCCGAAGAAGTCCTGTCCCACCGTTTCGCCTGCTACAACACCTACGAAACCTCGGACCATCGCTTCATCTCCATCGGCGCCCTTGAGCGCCGCTTCTGGAAAACCCTTTGCGCCCACCTGGGCGCGCCCGAGCTGATCCCCCTTCAGTTCGACGAGGCGAAACGAATTGAGATCATTGATTTCATGAGGAAAAAATTCGCCGAGAAAACACTGGCTCAGTGGAAATCCGAGCTGGACGGCGTGGACGCGTGCTGGGGGGCCATCCAGACCTTTTCGGAAGTCTTTTCAGACCCGGCCTTCGCCGGGCGCGGAACCATTGTGGAGGCGGAAACAAAGGACGGGAAAAAAGAAAAAACCATCGGGGTTCCCATCAGGCTCAGCGACACCCCGGGCTCGGTGCGGACGCCCGCGCCCGCCTTCGGGGAGCATTCGGCCGCCATCCTCAAAGAGCTGGGGTATTCAAACGAAGACATTCAGGACCTGGCGGATCGGGAGATTGTGTGAAGACAAATACGATGTCGCCATTGCGCCGTCAAAGGATATATCGACTCAAATCCTCATCATCCTTAATTCCGTTCAGCTTGTCCCCCACGTAGGCCCGGTCGATGACCACCCGCCGGCCCTTCATTTCCGGGGCGTCGAACAAGACGTCCTCCAGAAGGCATTCCATGAGGGTGTGAAGCCGCCGGGCCCCGATGTTTTCGGTCATGGCGTTCACCTCCTCGGCGATGCGGGCGATCTCCTCCACCGACTCGTCCTCAAAGACGATGTCCACCTCCTCGGTTTTCAAAAGGGCCTGGTACTGAAGCAAAAGGGCGTTTTTGGGCTCGGAGAGGATTCGGACGAACTCGTCCTTTCCCAGGGATTCCAGCTCCACCCGGATGGGAAAGCGGCCCTGGAATTCGGGAATCAGATCTGATGGTTTGATGGCGTGAAAGGCGCCGGAGGCGATGAAAAGGATGTGCTCGGTGTTCACGGCGCCGTATCGCGTGGTCACCGAAGAGCCCTCCACAATGGGCAGAAGGTCCCGCTGGACCCCTTCCCGGGAGACATTGGGGCCCCGGCTCTGGACCTTTTCGGCGATTTTGTCGATCTCGTCCAGAAAAACGATCCCGGACTGCTCCACCTTTTCAATGGCGTCGGCGATCACCTTGTCCATGTCCACCAGGCGCTGCATCTCCTCGGCCGCCAGAAAACCCATGGCTTCGCTGACCTTGACTTTTCTTTTTTTCACATTCCGGGGCATCATTTCGTTGAGCATCTCGGTGAAGTTGACGCCCATCTCCTCCATGCCCATGTTGGAAAAAATCTCCACCT
This genomic window from Candidatus Desulfarcum epimagneticum contains:
- the hslU gene encoding molecular chaperone and ATPase component of HslUV protease (Evidence 2a : Function from experimental evidences in other organisms; PubMedId : 10368140, 10693812, 20370831, 8244018, 9003766, 9722513; Product type f : factor); the encoded protein is MSSLKPSEIVSALDKYIIGQGKAKRSVSIALRNRWRRQQVPEDLRDEIAPKNIILIGPTGVGKTEISRRLSKMTDSPFIKVEASKFTEIGYVGRDVESMIRDLTELTVNMLKVREQENVREQARRTAEERMLDILLPGKPAGSEEEEEKTLAPNGSETSKTREKLRAMLRDGKMDERFIDMDLPERTSPKVEIFSNMGMEEMGVNFTEMLNEMMPRNVKKRKVKVSEAMGFLAAEEMQRLVDMDKVIADAIEKVEQSGIVFLDEIDKIAEKVQSRGPNVSREGVQRDLLPIVEGSSVTTRYGAVNTEHILFIASGAFHAIKPSDLIPEFQGRFPIRVELESLGKDEFVRILSEPKNALLLQYQALLKTEEVDIVFEDESVEEIARIAEEVNAMTENIGARRLHTLMECLLEDVLFDAPEMKGRRVVIDRAYVGDKLNGIKDDEDLSRYIL
- a CDS encoding Nitronate monooxygenase, giving the protein MLDTRITQMLKIKHPIIGGTMMWISDADFVAAISEAGGLGVLASAIYQTKEDFAAAIDRIHELTDKPYAVNLNLFPSMRPIDNNEYFGVMKEKGVKIVETSGHSAPADLCGQFKDAGMIWIHKCVGIRYALKVKGMGVDIVTVVGYENGGATGKLDIGTMVLTPAVKDAVGDLPLIAGGGISDGRGLAALMTLGAEAVIIGTRLLTTRECPIHENLKTAISNAGELDTMLVMRSLNATHRVWINDAAQKCEKLESEGAGLDAIFKIISGENAKRMFEDGEVGAGIIACGQGVGLCRDVPTVAELFDRMAKEARDVVKGLSKQA
- a CDS encoding Acyl-CoA dehydrogenase, which translates into the protein MDILKLTDHHQDFKKRLKAFLEKEIAPHADQWEKDRMAPRDAWRKMGENGFLCPCVSKEYGGLGGDFIYSVIVADEMAKTRQSGLAATLHSDVVVPYIELFGSEDIKKKYLPGCVSGEVLTAVAMTEPGSGSDLASISTTAVEDGGEVILNGSKTFISNGIQSDLVIVAARNPEIADPYHGISLYLVEDGTPGFKRGRKLDKMGFHSQDTAELFFSGCRIPKENILGEKNQGFLMLMNNLQQERLATSMWAVPIAEEVIALTVDFCKKTLDSGRPLIKRQAVQFALVEMETEVRLGRVFVDKLIADHIEGRQIVAETSMAKYWTTDMAKRVAGRCLELWGPEGTLESRPIERAWRDVRVMSIFAGTNEIMKSIAAKFMGW
- a CDS encoding Carnitine dehydratase, which codes for MTPNQGALSGIRVLDLSRLLPGPYCSMILADHGARVIAVEGRRFLADGFFFDTVNRNKEHMALDLKSPEGRDIFFKLAKKSDVIIEGFRPGVTTRLGIDFDAVKKVNPKAIYCSITGFGQTGPRKDRPGHDVNYLGYAGILDLIGEADRPPSIPGVQIADIAGGGMAAVNGILLALFAREKTGKGQFIDISMTDSMAAFLPAVMFFKKLTGKDPKRAEEVLSHRFACYNTYETSDHRFISIGALERRFWKTLCAHLGAPELIPLQFDEAKRIEIIDFMRKKFAEKTLAQWKSELDGVDACWGAIQTFSEVFSDPAFAGRGTIVEAETKDGKKEKTIGVPIRLSDTPGSVRTPAPAFGEHSAAILKELGYSNEDIQDLADREIV
- a CDS encoding Enoyl-CoA hydratase — its product is MSAQSTPFKLEKQGHVAWLIMNRPEKINAMTESFFRGLGENFKALDEDPEVRVVVIKGEGKHFTSGLDLFEAASLVSDDSAAGRETLRLKIIQAQESFSALERCRKPVIGAAHNRCVGGGVDLMCACDIRMASKDAIFTVMETRLAMIADLGTLQRLPHIVGHGMARELAFTGRDFTADEALSMGFITHICPDSDALFKKAGDLAEEIASCPPMAVQGTKETMIHARDKGVYPSLEYVAQKNASAIFCEDMTEAVTAFMEKRKPVYKGR